In one Podarcis muralis chromosome 7, rPodMur119.hap1.1, whole genome shotgun sequence genomic region, the following are encoded:
- the PURB gene encoding transcriptional regulator protein Pur-beta encodes MADGDSGSERGGSGSGSGGGGGGGGGGGGGGFQGHRGGGGGGGAPEQETQELASKRLDIQNKRFYLDVKQNAKGRFLKIAEVGAGGSKSRLTLSMAVAAEFRDYLGDFIEHYAQLGPSSPEQLAQASPGGEEGGAGPRRALKSEFLVRENRKYYLDLKENQRGRFLRIRQTINRGPGGGGGGGGGPGFPGGPPGLQSGQTIALPAQGLIEFRDALAKLIDDYGADEDELGGGGGGPGGGGGGLYGELPEGTSITVDSKRFFFDVGCNKYGVFLRVSEVKPSYRNAITVPYKAWAKFGGAFCRYADEMRDIQERQRDKLYDRRAGPAGPGSGSGAGDDSDGDDVDDD; translated from the coding sequence ATGGCGGATGGCGACAGCGGGAGCGAGCGAGGGGGCAGCGGGAgcggcagtggcggcggcggcggcggaggaggcggcggcggcgggggcggctTCCAGGGAcaccgcggcggcggcgggggcggcggggCCCCGGAGCAGGAGACGCAGGAGCTGGCCTCGAAGCGGCTGGACATCCAGAACAAGCGCTTCTACCTGGACGTGAAGCAGAACGCCAAGGGCCGCTTCCTGAAGATCGCGGAGGTGGGCGCGGGGGGCTCCAAGAGCCGCCTCACGCTCTCCATGGCGGTGGCCGCCGAGTTCCGGGACTACCTGGGCGACTTCATCGAGCACTACGCGCAGCTGGGGCCCAGCAGCCCCGAGCAGCTGGCCCAGGCCTCGCCCGGCGGGGAGGAGGGCGGCGCGGGGCCCCGGCGGGCCCTCAAGAGCGAGTTCCTGGTGCGCGAGAACCGCAAGTACTACCTGGACCTGAAGGAGAACCAGCGCGGCCGCTTCCTGCGCATCCGCCAGACCATCAACCGCgggccgggcggcggcggcggcggcggcggagggccGGGCTTCCCGGGGGGCCCGCCGGGCCTGCAGAGCGGCCAGACCATCGCGCTGCCGGCGCAGGGCCTGATCGAGTTCCGCGACGCGCTGGCCAAGCTGATCGACGACTACGGCGCCGACGAGGACGAgctgggcggcggcggggggggcccgggcggcggcgggggcggccTGTACGGCGAGCTCCCCGAAGGCACCTCCATCACGGTGGACTCGAAGCGCTTCTTCTTCGACGTGGGCTGCAACAAGTACGGCGTCTTCCTGCGCGTCAGCGAGGTGAAGCCTTCCTACCGCAACGCCATCACGGTGCCCTACAAGGCCTGGGCCAAGTTCGGCGGCGCCTTCTGCCGCTACGCCGACGAGATGCGAGACATCCAGGAGCGCCAGCGGGACAAGCTGTACGACCGACGGGCCGGGCCGGCCGGGCCGGGGAGCGGCAGCGGAGCCGGCGACGATTCCGACGGAGACGATGTAGACGACGACtga